One region of Yersinia bercovieri ATCC 43970 genomic DNA includes:
- the rluB gene encoding 23S rRNA pseudouridine(2605) synthase RluB — protein MSEKSEDQKLPNSKPQSPKPQGAKIVGEKLQKVLARAGHGSRREIEAIIQQGRVSVDGKISTLGDRVEVTQATKIRLDGHLLSITESEEAVCRVLAYYKPEGELCTRNDPEGRPTVFDRLPKLRGSRWVAVGRLDVNTSGLLLFTTDGELANRLMHPSREVEREYAVRVFGQIDDEKIKQLSRGVQLEDGPAAFRTISFQGGEGLNQWYNVTLTEGRNREVRRLWEAVGVQVSRLIRVRYGDINLPKGLPRGGWTELDLKATNYLRELVELDSETVSKLPVEKDRRRVKANQIRRAVKRHTEVAGRQVAGRQGSARKGSTRQNVGNAAPAATAGRRGSNKRG, from the coding sequence ATGAGCGAGAAGTCAGAAGACCAGAAATTACCAAACTCAAAGCCACAAAGCCCTAAACCGCAGGGCGCTAAAATTGTGGGTGAAAAATTACAGAAAGTCTTGGCTCGAGCCGGTCATGGTTCTCGTCGGGAGATCGAAGCTATTATTCAGCAGGGTCGTGTCAGCGTAGATGGTAAAATATCCACGCTGGGTGATCGTGTTGAAGTGACCCAAGCCACTAAAATCCGCCTTGATGGCCACCTTCTTTCTATTACAGAATCTGAAGAGGCCGTGTGCCGTGTTCTGGCATATTACAAGCCGGAAGGCGAACTTTGTACCCGTAATGACCCTGAAGGTCGCCCGACGGTATTTGATCGTCTGCCTAAACTGCGTGGTTCGCGTTGGGTTGCGGTAGGCCGTTTGGACGTCAATACCTCAGGTCTATTGCTGTTCACCACTGATGGTGAACTTGCCAATCGCCTGATGCATCCAAGCCGTGAAGTTGAGCGCGAATATGCGGTGCGGGTGTTTGGTCAAATTGATGATGAAAAGATCAAGCAACTGAGTCGTGGCGTGCAATTGGAAGATGGTCCTGCGGCATTCCGCACCATTAGCTTCCAGGGCGGAGAAGGGCTTAACCAGTGGTACAACGTCACCTTGACCGAAGGGCGCAACCGTGAAGTTCGCCGCTTGTGGGAAGCGGTTGGCGTGCAGGTTAGCCGTCTGATTCGTGTGCGTTACGGTGATATTAATCTGCCGAAAGGTCTGCCACGTGGTGGTTGGACTGAGTTGGATCTGAAAGCAACCAACTACCTGCGTGAATTGGTTGAGCTGGATTCTGAAACCGTCAGCAAACTGCCGGTGGAAAAAGATCGTCGCCGAGTGAAAGCTAACCAAATTCGTCGCGCGGTTAAACGCCATACGGAAGTTGCTGGTCGTCAGGTTGCTGGCCGCCAAGGCTCCGCCCGTAAAGGTTCTACCCGCCAAAATGTGGGTAATGCCGCACCGGCCGCTACTGCCGGGCGTCGCGGATCGAATAAGCGCGGATAA